From Mycosarcoma maydis chromosome 16, whole genome shotgun sequence, a single genomic window includes:
- a CDS encoding putative protein kinase C has protein sequence MADPSDSKVAEVYARIQTQRRIMEGNQALRAATNNPDVIRQAESQIREAQRNISYLQESLDSLKSRRASGGPGFRTDSPTGSTTPADSRQSYASSKTSTGSIGPNRTYPGDSSSSYIGSNPPSPAVNPRRYDGRSLPPAPDNGASAGPDGSYAQYASQASLGAGAYAPAGSETWQPAMHRMGTSARRNYTNLDLIKDETPHTTAKISRMLHQLEFKLQIEKQYKQGIDKMAKLYQAEGDRKSRNDAESKRIESQSKIVLLQQALKRYKQLYVMEEEEDNASPESVENRKQNLRKPLSGTLQISIRSARDIDHAPVPRGSRSVRESTVVIKVEDTPRARTHPSRNERWQEDFEIPVDNANELEVTVYDKLGNAHPVPVGMLWIRISDIVEEQRKKKFGQVPDASQHAHAASEGWVTADSVQPRGAPTSSGPGSTHAMTNPINGHRFGWHQFYQVLRWALWDEFWLNAAGSQCEDCRYACHKKCAQKVVTKCISKSNAEADRDEVKINHRIPHRFEPITNLSANWCCHCGYILPLGRKNARKCSECDITCHTDCAHLVPDFCGMSMEMANQLLSDIETINRVKSSAKTQQQQLPPPPAASHHAFNANGGSGMAATPPGRVAPPQLPPLSGAGPDGRFTSLEKQTQQMSLKSSAAESPYSSGPSQRMQAVEQQQQQQRPGAGPNFGGRPQPPRIGDVMSPSPADNRMGDMSRPPRPLPQPSNAGSAMQQQQPQQQGGMYGARPQPPSGYSVQPPAPSQQPPQLNQMPASQPPLNVVPAKPLQQQLPSQGPRLGLPQQQPVGAGALVPAGASQQQQQQPPRLLPSSRRKIGLDDFNFLAVLGKGNFGKVMLAEEKRSGNLYAIKVLKKEFIIENDEVESTKSEKRVFLAAARERHPFLLGLHSCFQTTTRVYFVMEYISGGDLMLHIQREPFTPRRAKFYAAEVLLALEYFHKQGIIYRDLKLDNIMLTLDGHIKVADYGLCKEEMWYGNTTSTFCGTPEFMAPEILLEQRYGRAVDWWAFGILIYEMLLGQAPFRGDDEDEIFDAILEDEPLYPLHMPADSVSILEKLLTRDPARRLGSGPTDAEEIKSHPFFRDINWDDMFNKRVPPPFCPTLKNPSDTSWFDTEFTSEKPTLTPVHSVLSAQDQAEFQSFSWTAPHVI, from the exons ATGGCG GACCCAAGCGATTCCAAGGTCGCCGAGGTCTACGCCCGCATCCAGACCCAGCGTCGCATCATGGAAGGCAATCAAGCCCTACGAGCCGCCACCAACAACCCCGACGTCATTCGTCAGGCCGAATCCCAGATTCGAGAAGCGCAGCGAAACATCTCCTATCTCCAAGAGTCGCTCGACAGTCTCAAATCGCGTCGCGCCAGTGGCGGCCCCGGCTTTCGCACCGACAGTCCCACTGGCAGCACCACTCCTGCCGACTCGAGGCAGAGCTATGCCTCATCCAAAACCAGCACAGGCTCCATCGGTCCAAATCGCACCTATCCCGGTGATAGCAGCTCCTCTTACATCGGCTCCAACCCGCCTTCGCCCGCCGTCAACCCTCGTCGCTATGACGGACGTTCGCTCCCACCCGCTCCAGACAATGGTGCTTCTGCTGGCCCAGACGGCTCCTACGCTCAGTATGCCAGTCAGGCCTCCTTAGGCGCCGGCGCTTACGCTCCGGCAGGTTCCGAGACGTGGCAGCCCGCGATGCACCGCATGGGCACCAGCGCAAGGCGCAACTACACCAACCTCGATCTGATCAAGGACGAAACCCCGCACACCACCGCCAAGATCTCTCGCATGCTCCATCAACTCGAATTCAAGCTGCAGATCGAAAAGCAATACAAGCAAGGTATTGACAAGATGGCCAAGCTCTATCAGGCCGAAGGCGATCGCAAGAGCCGCAACGACGCCGAGAGCAAGCGAATCGAGAGTCAGAGCAAAATCGTGCTCCTCCAGCAAGCACTCAAGCGATACAAGCAACTCTACGTcatggaagaggaggaagacAACGCCAGCCCCGAATCCGTCGAGAACCGAAAACAAAACCTGCGCAAGCCGCTCTCCGGCACGCTCCAGATCTCGATCCGCAGCGCTCGCGATATCGACCACGCACCCGTCCCACGCGGCTCTCGCTCCGTTCGCGAATCCACCGTGGTCATCAAGGTCGAAGATACGCCCCGCGCTCGCACCCATCCCAGCCGCAACGAGCGCTGGCAAGAAGACTTTGAGATCCCCGTCGATAATGCCAACGAGCTTGAAGTCACTGTCTacgacaagctcggcaacgcGCATCCCGTTCCTGTCGGTATGCTCTGGATCCGCATCAGCGATATCGTCGAAGAGCAACGTAAGAAGAAGTTTGGTCAGGTGCCCGATGCCTCACAACACGCTCATGCAGCTAGCGAAGGCTGGGTCACCGCCGACAGTGTTCAGCCGAGAGGCGCTCCAACCTCTTCTGGTCCCGGATCGACTCACGCAATGACGAATCCC ATCAATGGCCACAGGTTCGGGTGGCACCAGTTCTACCAGGTGCTCCGTTGGGCTTTGTGGGACGAATTCTGGCTCAACGCTGCTGGAAGTCAGTGCGAAGACTGTCGCTATGCTTGTCACAAGAAGTGCGCGCAGAAAGTGGTCACAAAGTGTATTTCCAAGAGCAACGCTGAagccgatcgagacgaggtCAAGATCAATCACCGCATCCCGCATCGCTTTGAACCAATCACCAACCTCAGTGCCAACTGGTGCTGCCACTGCGGTTACATTCTGCCGCTTGGACGCAAGAACGCACGCAAGTGCTCCGAGTGCGACATTACCTGTCACACGGACTGTGCCCATCTGGTGCCCGACTTTTGCGGAATGTCGATGGAGATGGCCAACCAGCTGCTCAGCGACATTGAGACCATCAACCGCGTCAAATCGTCGGCcaagacgcagcagcagcagcttccgcctccaccagcagcatcgcacCACGCGTTCAACGCTAatggcggcagcggcatGGCAGCCACTCCTCCCGGACGTGTTGCTCCGCCGCAATTGCCTCCTCTCTCCGGTGCAGGTCCCGACGGACGTTTCACCAGTCTCGAGAAGCAAACGCAGCAGATGTCGCTGAAATCCAGTGCGGCTGAGTCTCCTTACAGTTCCGGTCCATCTCAGAGGATgcaagctgtcgagcagcagcagcagcagcaacgaccCGGCGCAGGACCCAACTTTGGTGGTCGCCCTCAACCGCCTCGCATTGGCGATGTCATGTCGCCCTCCCCTGCTGACAACCGAATGGGAGACATGTCGCGACCTCCTCGGCCTTTACCCCAGCCATCGAATGCTGGCTCTGCCatgcaacagcagcagccgcaacAGCAGGGTGGCATGTACGGCGCACGTCCTCAGCCTCCATCTGGCTACTCCGTACAGCCACCTGCTCCATCTCAGCAGCCACCGCAACTGAATCAAATGCCAGCGTCGCAGCCTCCCCTAAATGTTGTGCCCGCCAAgcctctgcagcagcagctgccatcGCAAGGTCCGCGTCTCGGCTTGCCTCAGCAACAGCCCGTTGGCGCTGGCGCTTTGGTGCCGGCTGGTgcttcgcagcagcagcaacagcagccaccACGATTGCTCCCCTCTTCTCGACGCAAAATCGGCCTGGATGACTTCAACTTTCTGGCTGTGCTTGGTAAAGGAAACTTTGGAAAAGTGATGCTCGCGGAGGAAAAGCGTTCGGGCAACCTATACGCCATCAAAGTGCTCAAAAAGGAGTTTATCATTGAAAACGACGAAGTCGAGTCGACCAAATCCGAAAAACGTGTTTTCCTGGCAGCTGCACGAGAGCGACACCCGTTCCTGCTGGGCCTGCACTCGTGCTTCCAGACGACGACTCGAGTATATTTTGTCATGGAGTACATCTCTGGCGGAGATCTGATGCTGCACATCCAACGCGAGCCTTTCACACCCCGACGAGCCAAGTTCTACGCTGCTGAGGTGTTGTTAGCCTTGGAATACTTCCACAAGCAGGGAATCATCTACCGTGATTTGAAGTTGGACAACATCATGTTGACGTTGGATGGCCACATCAAGGTGGCAGACTATGGGTTGTGCAAGGAGGAGATGTGGTACGGCAACACCACGAGCACGTTTTGTGGTACGCCCGAGTTTATGGCGCCTGAAATCCTGCTGGAACAGCGATATGGAAGGGCGGTGGATTGGTGGGCGTTTGGTATTCTAATCTATGAGATGCTTTTAGGACAGGCGCCGTTCCGCGGtgacgatgaggacgagatcTTTGATGCGATTTTGGAAGACGAGCCGCTGTATCCACTGCACATGCCGGCAGATTCCGTGTCGATTCTGGAGAAGTTGCTGACGAGAGATCCAGCGCGTCGTCTCGGCTCAGGCCCTACAGACGCCGAGGAGATCAAGTCGCACCCTTTCTTCAGGGATATCAACTGGGACGACATGTTCAACAAACGCGTCCCACCGCCGTTCTGCCCAACACTCAAGAACCCCAGTGATACCAGTTGGTTCGATACCGAGTTCACTAGCGAGAAGCCAACCCTCACTCCGGTCCACTCGGTGTTGAGTGCGCAGGATCAGGCTGAGTTTCAGAGCTTCAGTTGGACCGCTCCGCATGTCATTTGA